In Dromaius novaehollandiae isolate bDroNov1 chromosome 2, bDroNov1.hap1, whole genome shotgun sequence, one DNA window encodes the following:
- the TSHZ1 gene encoding teashirt homolog 1, with protein MPRRKQQAPRRSAAYVPEEELKAAEIDEDSVEDDGLSLDIQENDYLCNEEAEIKEAQSYQNSPVSTATNQDAGYGSPFSENSDQLAHFKSTSSKEEKEDPQCTDNVSYPQDSLAQIKAVYANLLSETCWSSLALDLKKSNPTTSNNGISQNENTTNTDTNTNAQSTSTTSTNTSTSTTTSNTSNSNSNSNSGGSGYDWHQAALAKTLQQTSSYGLLPEPSLFSTVQLYRQNNKLYGSVFTGASKFRCKDCSAAYDTLVELTVHMNETGHYRDDNRDKEADKTKRWSKPRKRSLMEMEGKEDAQKVLKCMYCGHSFESLQDLSVHMIKTKHYQKVPLKEPVPAITKLVPSTKKRALQDLASPCSPEPTGITAEASLGESAKDQKTANPYVTPNNRYGYQNGASYTWQFEARKAQILKCMECGSSHDTLQQLTAHMMVTGHFLKVTNSASKKGKQLVLDPVVEEKIQSIPLPPTNHTRLPASNIKKQPDSPVGSTNSEEKKDPEKEKVVVSDTEKKIKEENEDSTEKFEPTTLYQYLREEDLDDSPKGGIDILKSLENTVTTAISKAQNGAPSWGGYPSIHAAYQLPGTVKPLQAAVQSVQMQPSYASSVKSLSSEHNALIHSPGSLTPPPHKSNVSAMEELVEKVTGKISVKKEEKPLEKEKSSPVKPMSPAAKENKDFPKSEEISNKQQQKKSSETDVQKVKKDSPAEAHTPNGTEPLKAKVANGCNNLGIITDHSPEPSFINPLSALQSIMNTHLGKISKPVSPSLDPLAMLYKISNSMLDKPIYPTTPVKQADPIDRYYYENSDQPIDLTKSKNKPLVSSVADSASSPLRESALLDISDMVKNLTGRLTPKSSTPSTVSEKSDADGSSFEEALDELSPVHKRKGRQSNWNPQHLLILQAQFASSLRETPEGKYIMSDLGPQERVHISKFTGLSMTTISHWLANVKYQLRRTGGTKFLKNLDTGHPVFFCNDCASQFRTASTYISHLETHLGFSLKDLSKLPLNQIQEQQNVSKVLANKTLGSLGISEEDLGSTFQCKLCNRTFASKHAVKLHLSKTHGKSPEDHLIYVTELEKQ; from the coding sequence CATATGTTCCTGAGGAGGAATTGAAAGCAGCAGAAATAGATGAAGACAGTGTGGAAGATGATGGGCTGTCTCTGGACATCCAGGAGAATGACTATTTGTGCAATGAAGAAGCGGAGATCAAGGAGGCTCAAAGCTACCAGAACTCCCCAGTCAGCACTGCAACTAATCAGGATGCAGGCTATGGTTCGCCGTTTAGTGAAAACAGCGATCAGCTGGCCCATTTCAAAAGCACTTCCTctaaagaagagaaggaggatcCTCAGTGCACAGACAATGTTTCCTATCCACAGGACAGCTTGGCACAAATAAAAGCTGTGTATGCAAATTTGCTTTCAGAGACTTGCTGGTCCAGTTTAGCTTTGGACTTAAAGAAATCCAATCCAACCACCAGCAACAACGGAATCAGTCAGAATGAAAACACCACCAATACCGACACCAATACCAATGCCCAGAGTACTAGTACCACCAGTACCAACACAAGTACCAGTACAACTACCAGTAATACTAGTAACAGTAATAGTAACAGTAACAGTGGTGGCTCAGGTTATGACTGGCACCAAGCTGCATTAGCTAAAACTTTGCAGCAGACTTCATCATATGGACTTCTCCCAGAGCCTAGCCTTTTCAGCACAGTACAGCTTTACCGGCAAAACAATAAACTTTATGGGTCTGTGTTCACCGGTGCTAGTAAGTTCCGATGCAAAGACTGCAGTGCAGCCTATGACACACTGGTGGAGCTAACAGTGCACATGAATGAAACTGGACATTACCGTGATGACAACAGAGATAAAGAAGCTGATAAGACCAAACGGTGGTCAAAGCCTAGAAAACGATCACTTATGGAAATGGAAGGCAAAGAGGATGCCCAAAAAGTGCTGAAGTGCATGTACTGTGGGCATTCGTTTGAGTCTTTGCAAGACCTCAGTGTCCATATgataaaaacaaagcattacCAGAAAGTGCCTCTGAAGGAGCCAGTACCAGCCATCACTAAGTTGGTCCCTTCTACCAAAAAACGAGCACTTCAGGACTTAGCTTCACCTTGTTCACCTGAGCCAACAGGGATCACTGCAGAAGCTTCACTGGGTGAATCTGCAAAGGATCAGAAAACTGCCAACCCCTATGTGACTCCAAACAACCGCTATGGCTATCAAAATGGTGCTAGCTACACTTGGCAGTTTGAGGCACGCAAAGCCCAAATACTGAAATGCATGGAATGTGGCAGTTCCCATGACACTTTGCAGCAGCTTACCGCTCACATGATGGTCACAGGTCATTTTTTGAAAGTGACCAATTCTGCTTCTAAAAAAGGCAAACAACTAGTATTGGACCCTGTGGTGGAGGAAAAGATACAGTCTATCCCTCTCCCACCTACCAACCACACAAGACTACCAGCCTCCAACATTAAAAAACAACCCGATTCTCCAGTGGGCTCCACAAACTCGGAGGAGAAGAAAGacccagaaaaggaaaaggtggTGGTCAGTGATACagagaaaaagattaaagaaGAGAATGAGGACTCTACAGAAAAATTTGAGCCAACAACTTTGTATCAGTACCTCAGAGAAGAGGATCTAGATGATAGTCCTAAAGGCGGAATAGACATATTGAAATCTCTTGAGAACACGGTGACAACAGCTATCAGCAAAGCTCAGAATGGAGCACCTTCCTGGGGAGGGTATCCCAGTATTCACGCAGCTTACCAGCTCCCGGGAACAGTCAAACCCCTTCAGGCTGCAGTGCAGAGCGTTCAAATGCAGCCATCTTACGCCAGCAGTGTAAAATCACTGTCTTCAGAACACAATGCACTCATCCATTCCCCAGGCAGCCTCACACCTCCACCTCACAAGAGCAATGTGTCTGCTATGGAAGAACTGGTGGAGAAAGTTACAGGTAAAATCAGtgtaaagaaggaagaaaagcctttggaaaaagagaagagttCTCCAGTCAAACCCATGTCACCTGctgctaaagaaaacaaagacttcCCCAAATCAGAGGAAATAAGtaacaaacagcagcagaaaaagagcTCTGAAACAGATGTTCAGAAGGTCAAAAAAGATAGTCCAGCagaagcacatacaccaaatggtACAGAGCCACTCAAAGCAAAAGTTGCAAATGGCTGTAACAATTTAGGAATCATCACGGATCATTCACCTGAGCCATCCTTCATTAATCCATTGAGTGCTTTACAGTCCATTATGAATACCCACTTAGGCAAAATTTCTAAGCCAGTAAGCCCCTCTCTGGACCCTTTGGCCATGCTGTACAAAATCAGTAACAGTATGTTGGACAAACCCATTTACCCAACCACTCCGGTCAAGCAGGCTGATCCTATTGACCGGTATTACTATGAGAACAGTGATCAACCTATTGATTTAACCAAGTCCAAAAACAAACCTCTTGTTTCCAGTGTGGCTGACTCTGCCTCTTCTCCACTAAGAGAGAGCGCCCTGCTAGATATTTCTGATATGGTGAAGAACCTCACGGGGCGTTTGACGCCCAAGTCTTCAACTCCATCTACTGTGTCAGAAAAGTCTGATGCTGATGGGAGTAGTTTTGAGGAAGCTCTGGATGAACTGTCGCCAGTACACAAGAGGAAGGGCAGACAGTCCAACTGGAACCCTCAACATCTTCTGATCCTTCAAGCGCAGTTTGCTTCCAGCTTGAGGGAAACCCCAGAAGGCAAATACATTATGTCGGATCTAGGTCCACAAGAGCGGGTACATATCTCTAAGTTTACTGGTCTTTCCATGACCACAATTAGCCACTGGCTGGCCAATGTGAAGTATCAGTTAAGGAGGACAGGTGgaacaaaatttttaaagaacTTGGACACAGGACatcctgttttcttttgcaatgaTTGTGCCTCTCAGTTCAGGACTGCTTCTACATACATAAGTCACTTAGAGACACACTTAGGGTTTAGCTTGAAGGATCTATCAAAGTTACCACTAAATCAGATTCAAGAACAGCAGAATGTTTCAAAAGTCCTCGCAAACAAGACTCTGGGCTCACTTGGAATTTCTGAGGAGGACTTAGGCTCCACATTCCAGTGTAAGCTCTGTAACAGAACTTTTGCAAGCAAGCATGCAGTCAAACTGCACCTTAGTAAAACACATGGCAAGTCCCCAGAGGACCACCTGATCTATGTAACTGAGTTAGAAAAACAATAG